The Neisseria subflava DNA window ACTCTCATCAATATCTAAAGAAAATATCATGATAATCGAAAAAGCAATGCGCATCCGCAATGCGCAATTTGAATTACGACATTTAGAGCAATTGCAGCCATCTCCCCTTGCACAAGCAACAACAGGTACTTCGAGAGATGACGTTTATTATGTAACCCGCAACGACGATAAAATCATTGAAAACCCAAATGGAGGCGATGATACGGTTTACAGCAACGTCAGCTATACCCTTCCAAACCACGTTGAAAACCTTGTTTTGACCGGTACAGCCAACATCTTCGGCGCAGGCAACAACAGCAACAACATCCTCATCGGCAATGAAGGCCGCAACCGCCTCAACAGCGGCCGCGGTGACGACATCGTTTACAGCGGCGGCGGCAACGATTTCATCAACGGCGGAGAAGGCAACGACCATCTTTTTGGTGAAACAGGCAATGACACCCTCAACGGCGAAGCAGGCAATGATGTGCTTGAAGGTGGCGAAGGCGACGATACCTACCTTTTCTCTGCAAAAAGCGAGCAAGACACCATCATCGACAATCAAGGCCACAACAGCATCCGCTTTCATACCGACCTGAGCCTTAACGATTTAACCGTTGAAGTCCGAAACAATGAAACCGGCGGTCATGACTGGCTGATTGCCGTGAAAAACAGCAACGCCGTTTTAACCATCAAAAACCAATACACTCAAAACGGTACAACACCGGCAGTCTCCCAATTCATCATCGGCACACAAAAACTGGATGTAAACAGCTTTGCCAAATATTTCGATATTTCCCTGACTGAGCATACCGAAAGCGGTCAAACCATCGATGGTAGCGACGGCAATGACCACCTGATCGGCACATCCGGTGATGATATTATCGACGGCAAGGCCGGTTCCGACATTATGGAAGGTGGGGACGGCAATGATACTTACTACATTGATGATGTAAAAGATGTGGTGATTGAAAAAGCCGGCGGCGGCGAAGATACCGTATTCAGCAGCATTTCCCATACTGCCGCTACCCACGTCGAAAATGTTACCTTGACCGGCTCAGCCAATATTTTTGCCGCCGGCAACAACAGCAATAACATTCTGACCGGTAACGAAGGCCGCAACCGCCTCAATAGCGGACGCGGTGATGATACCGTTTACGGCATGGGCGGCAACGACAACCTTAATGGCGGCGACGGCAACGATTATCTGGATGGCGGCGACGGCAACGATGTCATCAACGGTGATGCAGGCGACGATATTTTAGTGGGCGGCAACGGTAAAGACATTCTGAAAGGCGGAGCCGGAAACGATACCTATATTTACGGCAACAACGATACCATTATCGACAACCAAGGCATCAATACCCTCAAGTTTTCAGACGGCCTGAACAATGCCAAGCTCAACCTGAAGACCATTCATAACGATGATGGCAGCCAAAGTTGGGAAATTACTTCGGGGCAAGGTTCAGCCCTGATTCAAAACCAAATCGGCGCAGATGGCAGCATTTCCATCGACCGTTTCCAGTTCAGCGACCAAACTTACACTGCCGCACAATTCCAACAAGCCTTCCAAGCGCTGAAGGCCGAAACCATTAAATTTGTCGGCATAAACGGTGACGATACCTTGCATGGCAATGCAGGCAACAATGAAATCGACGGTGGCAACGACGGCCATGACACCCTTTATGGCCACGACGGCGATGACATTTTGCGCGAACACAGCGAAACCTATTACGGCAACGAACCTGCTTCCGACGATAAACTCTACGGCGGCAACGGTAACGACAAACTTTATGCCCATGTAGGTGCAGACTTACTCGACGGTGGCGCAGGCAATGATTATCTGGAAGGCGGTGAACACAACGACACCTATGTTTTCGGAAAAGGTTACGGTCACGACACCATTTTCGACTACAACTTCGGTTTCGACAGCGAGGCCGGCCTGCACACGCTCAACGCTAATGTCGTTAAATTTACCAGCGGCATTACCCTTGACGACCTTGAAATTACTGTTGAAAAAGGTTACGACAAAACCGGGATTGCCGACATGCCCGACAGCAACCAATTTGTATCCAATCCCCTGTTGGATGGCGATACTTGGCATATCCGCATTAAAGGCACAGACGATGTTTTAACCATCAAAAACCAAAGCGGTATTTATGGTGCGATTTCCGAGTTTCAGTTTGACGGCAATACCTCATACAGCACCGGCGAGCTAATCAACCACTTCAAACTGTCTATCCCGCACATGATCGGCAATACAAACATCGTCCAATACACCGGCCAACCCGTTGAAGAACTCAACCGTGATGTGTACAACAACTTCAATCACACCATCCACGCCGATAGCGACAACAGTGATTTAGATTTGTCGCGTTACACTTCTGTTGTCGAATACAGAGGCAATCGCAGCGATGAAACCATTACTTTGGGCCGAGGCATCAACATCGTTGATACGGCCGGCGGCAACGATACCATTACCGACCCGGGTGCCGACAACACCGTTATCACGTTTGGCAGAAACAGCGGCAACGACACCTTCAATCCGTATGGTGGAAGCGATACCCAAATCCTTTTCAAAGAAGGGCTTACGCTGAAAGATTTACAGTTGAAAACCGGCGATGATTGGGTCTTAACCATCAAAGATACAGGCGACACCCTGACCATCCATGACATTGCCAACAATAATGTCGACAGCTTTGTATTCGGAAACGGTAAGAGCTACACCGCCGACGAAATCAGCAAAGCACTGATTACTGAAAATACACAAAACAACGGTATCCTGTAAAATCCAAAGGCCGTCTGAAACCTTAATTCAGACGGCCTTAATCCTTTGCTGATTTATTTATCTTTCCGCTATATAATTATTCTCATTCTAGTTCACAAGAAAGACTAAAAATGGATGCCTTAAATCTCCTCACCACGCGTCGCTCTTCCAAAAAACTGACTGCTCCGGCACCCAATGCCGAGCAACTGGAACAAATGCTGCAAGCGGCAACGCAAGTTCCTGATCACGGCAATATGCGCCCTTTCCGCTTTACCGTTATTCAAAGCGAAGCCGGCTTGCAACGTTTCCGCGAGCTTTTGAGCAAGACCGTTACCGAACTCAACTTCGGCGATGATGCCATGAAAAAGGCCGAACGTGTCGGTAACATGGCGCCTATGATTATCGGCGTTACATTCGCGCCGAACCGTGAAGTGGCAAAACCCAAACCTGAATGGGAACAAATGCTGACTGCCGGCTGCGCCGCCTATGCTTTACAACTGGCTGCTTCTGCTCAAGGCTTCGACAATGTTTGGATTACGGGCATGTGGGTCAACAGCCCATTATTGCGCGAAGCATTTGAGTGTGCCGACAAAGACAAAATCATCGGCCTGATGATGATTGGTTCGCCAACCGAAGAAGGTGGTGGCCCAAAAAATACTAACTTGGAATGTTTTACAACTTATTGGTAACGCTTGAAAACACTCAGGCCGTCTGAAAACCTAATCTGAAGGTTTTCAGACGGCCTTTCTATATCTATTATCAAAGCATCAAGCCGGATTCATAAACGCTTCAATTTCTTCCAAAGAAATATCTGCCGTTGCACCATGGCGTGAAGCCACCAATGCACCTAACGCACAAGCAAAAGCAATGGCTTCTTGAGGAGGCGCATTATTGAGCAGCTTGTAAGTCAAACCACCAAGAAAGCTGTCGCCGGAGCCGACAGTATCCACCACTTTGACGCGGAAACCGCAATGACGGTATAACTCGCCGTCCTTATACAAAACCGCGCCATGGCTGCCCAAAGTCACGCAAAGAATTTTGACGCCGGTCAGCTCAACGAAGTAGCTGATATTTTGCTCGATACTGTGATAAGGAGAACCGTAAGCTGCAGCCAATTCATACAACTCATCATCGTTGAGTTTGACCATATCGGACTGTTTCATGGTCTCCAACAAGCGGTCAATATCGTAATGGGGCTTGCGCAGATTAACGTCAAAAATTTTGAATTTGGCTTCTTTCAGCAAAACTGCCAAGCTTTTACGCGAAACTTCATCACGGGTTGCCAAGCTGCCAAAAATGAAAGCATCGGATTCTGCCACACGTTTGATTGCCGCATCATCAACCGCAATCCTGTCCCACGCGCAAGGGTAAACAATCTCATAAGACGCACTGCCATACTTGTCCAAGTGTACTTTCACCAAGCTGGTCGCACATTCGTGACAAACCTGCAAATAATCAGTATTGACGTTTTTACTTTGAATTTGACGTAGCAATTCCTCGCCATCGGCATCATCGCCGCGACGACTGATGATGACAGCATCGATACCCAAAGACTGCAAACGGACAGCAACATTTAGGGGTGCACCACCCAATACCTTTCCGTTTGGAAAATCGTCCCACAGCACTTCGCCGAAACTGGTTACTTTCATTCTTGGCCTTCCTTTTTTGAGGTTGATTGGCAGGGTCTGCACACCCGACAGATTTTTGCAAATCATGTACTTGTAGTAAAACTCCAGCATCGGGGGCAAAAGTATTATGTTTTAAAATATTGGGACTGACAAGCAATTAAGGGAATATCAGACAATAAACTTGATTCATCACAAAATTATATTGTTCCTATTTTTTTCTTTTTCTTTCACATTTATCCCCTCCTGTTTCATTAAAACAAAATATTCTGAAATTTAAATACAAAAGGCCGTCTGAAAACTGATTCAATCAATTTTCAGACGGCCTTTATCGCAGCATTGCAGCGATTAAACTACAACTTCTTCTTTTTTCTTCACTTCTTTGGCAATGTTCTCACGACTCAAGCCAAACATCAGCAAGAGCGGGCTGGCAACCAATACGGAAGAGTAAATACCGAACACGATACCGATAGTCAGCGCCATAGAGAAACCGTGCAAGGCTGCACCGCCAAACACCAGCATAGAAACAACCATTGCCTCGGTCGAACCGTGGGTAATGATGGTACGGCTCATGGTTGCAGTAATCGCGTTGTCGATGACTTCCGGCACAGTGTGGCCGCGCATATGCGGCTTGCGGAAGTTTTCGCGAATACGGTCAAATACCACCACAGATTCGTTTACGGAATAACCCAAAACAGCCAAGATACCTGCCAAGACAGTCAATGAGAATTCCCATTGGAAGAAGGCGAAACAGCCGAGAATAATCACGATATCGTGCATATTCGCAATAATCGCGGATACTGCAAAACGCCACTCAAAACGCATGGACAAGTAAATAATAATACCTGCCACCACGAAGCCCAATGCCATCAAACCATTGGTGACCAATTCTTCGCCGACTTGAGGGCCGATGAATTCGACTTGGCGCAAGGTAACGTCAGGATTGTCTTTTTTCAGCAAATCCATCACTTGGTTGGACAATTGGGCGGAGGTTACGCCTTCTTTGTTCGGCAGGCGAATCATGATGTGTTTGTTCGTACCCAATGCCTGAACCTGTACATCACCCATTTTCAGCGTATCGAGGCGTTCGCGCGTTTTATTCACATCCACGCCCTGCTGATATTGGACTTCCATCACTGTACCTCCGGTAAATTCGACAGAGAAATTCAAGCCCTTGGTTACCAAAAAGAACACGGCGGCGATAAACGTAACCAACGAAATAAAGGTCGTCAGTTTGCCGTAGCTCATAAACGGAATATCGCGTTTGATTTTAAATAATTCCATGTTTTACTCCTTGCCTTCTGCCATTTTAGCTTTCGGCTTCCACACCGCACCAATGGAAATATTTTGCAATTTGCGGCGACGGCCGTACCACAAGTTGACCAAAGCACGGAACACGACCACGGATGAATACATCGAAGTCAGAATACCGATACAGTGTACGACCGCAAAACCGCGTACAGGACCGGAACCGAATACCAACAAAGCGATACCGGCAATCAGGGAGGTCAAGTTGGAGTCGACAATAGTTGCCCAAGCATGTTGGAAACCGAGGTTGATGGCCTGCTGCGGTACGACACCGGCACGCAGTTCCTCACGGATACGTTCATTAATCAACACGTTGGAGTCAATCGCCATACCCAAGGTCAAAGCCAAGGCGGCAATACCCGGCAAGGTCAGCGTTGCCTGCATGGCAGACAAAATACCCACCAAAAACAAGATATTGGTACTCAAGGCAATGGTAGAGAAGAAACCCATCAAGCGATAGTAAATCACCATGAATGCAGCAACAGCGGCAAAGCCCCACAAGGTAGAGTGGAAACCTTTTTCAATGTTTTCTTTACCCAAAGACGGGCCGATGGTACGTTCTTCGACAATCTGCATCGGTGCGGCCAGCGAACCGGCACGCAGCAACAATGAAGTATCGTTGGCTTCGGCTGTCGTCATGCTGCCGGAAATCTCCACGCGGCCGCCGGTAATGGCGGCACGGATGACAGGTGCGGTAACGACTTCGGATTTACCTTGGTCGATCAACACCATAGCCATACGTTTACCCACATTGGCCGAAGTCAATTCGCCAAAAATGCTGCCGCCCGCACTATCCAGGCTCAGGCTCACGGCAGGCGCGCCCATTTGGTCAAAGCTAGGTTGCGCATCGTTGATGTTGTCACCGGTCAGTTCAACTTGTTTGTTGACCAAGATAGTTTCCGGATGATCGCCACCGCTTGACAGCAATTCGTAACCGGTCGGCACATTGCCGTTCAAAGCTTCTTGCAATTTGATCGGATCGTCTTCCACCATACGCACTTCCAAAGTCGCGGTACGGCCGATAATGTCTTTGGCTTTGGCAGTATCTTGCACGCCCGGCAGCTGTACGACAATACGGTCAAGGCCGGATTGTTGGATAACCGGTTCGGCTACGCCCAATTCGTTCACACGGTTGTGCAACGTATTGATGTTTTGTTTAACTGCATCAGAACGTACTTTATTGATTGCCTCTTCAGACAAAGTCAGCACGATATTGTTGCCGTCCGGCAGCAGCGTGGCTTCAGGGAACAATTTTTGCAACTGAGGTAAGGCTTTTTGTACATCGGCAGCATCTTGCAAAGGCACGGTCAGACCGTTTTCAGTCTGATGCACCGTGCCGGTACGGATTTTTTCGCGGCGCAATTCTCGGCGGATATCGCCGGAATAACGTTCAAACGTTTTCTGCATCGCGGCTTTCATATCCACCTGCATGGTGAAATGCACGCCGCCGCGCAAGTCCAGACCCAGGAACATCGGATTGGCTTTGATTTTCGCCATCCACTCAGGGCTGTCTGCCAACAGGTTGAGCGCGGTGATATAGCCCTCGCCCAAAGTATTTTCGATGACGTCGCGCGCTTTCAATTGCGTTTCGGTATCTTTGAAACGCACTTTCAGCGAGTTGTCGACGATGAACATACCATCAGTCTGAATACCTGCCTGTTTCAGCGCGGCATCCACTTTAGACTGGGTTTGATCGTTGATCACAATAGCTTGTCGGTTGGTCGATACCTGTACGGCAGGCGTTTCACCGAAAATGTTGGGCAGCGAGTAAACAGCCGCAACCACAATCGTGAACGCAATCAGCAGGTATTTCCATAAAGGATAACGGTTCATGGTAAACCTTTGCTTTATTTATAAAGGCAAACAGCCGCACTCGGAAAATGAGGCGGCTTTTCGCAAAAAAACGGATTATTCGGCTTTCGCGGCAATCGCGTTGCGCTCAACTTCCACTTCGATTTTCGCACCTTGACCGATGTCGACAGTGTAGAATTGCTCGCCGACTTTGGTCACGCGGCCTTTGAAACCTGCCGCCAAAACGACTTTATCGCCGACTTTCAAAGCGGCCAACATCGCTTGGTGCGCTTTGAATTTCTTTTGTTGAGGACGCATAATCAGGAAGTAGAACACCACCATGATCAGCACTAAAGGGGCAAATTGAGCCACTGCTTGATTCATAATATATCCGTTCTTTTGAGTTTTAGATTAAGTAAAAAACTGCACACTGCAATCAAACACATTGGTTGGACTGCAAAATTGAGCTATTCTAAAGGCCGTCTGAAAAATTTCCAAGCATTTCCGTATTTATTAACCATATTTAGCAGTCTTTACGACTTGTCCGACACATACTGTTCCATGTTCAAAAAAATCCTTTGGCGCATCAGCACCCGCCTACGCCGTTTGTTTGGCAAAAACGCCCGCACCGTATGGATTTCGCATCCGATATTCCTACAGCACCAGCCGGGGCCCAACCATCCCGACAGGCCCGAACGCATCAGCGCCATTCAAACCGCCTTAAAACAAGAAGGCATTTGGCGTCGCCTGCAAACCACCGAAGCACCGGAAATCAAAGATGCGCAGCTGGCATTGGTCCACTCGCGCAACTATCTGCACGAGTTGGAAGCCGCCCAGCCGCTCCCCGGTAAAATCCACCGTATCGACGACGATACCGTCATCTGCCACGACTCCCTCCAAGCCGCCCGTTTTGCGGCCGGCGCCGTCGTCAAGGCAGTCGATATGGTGATGAACAAAAAGGCCTGGCATGCTTTTTGCGCCATCCGCCCGCCAGGCCACCATGCCCACAGCAACAGCGCCGGCGGATTTTGCCTGATCAACAACGTTGCCGCCGGCGTGATGCACGCCATTGCCCAATACCGCTTGCAACGCATCGCCATCATCGATTTCGACGTCCACTTCGGCGATGGTACGGCGGAGATTCTCCAAGACGATCCGCGCGTGATGTTTTTCAACCTGTTTGAAACCGACATCTTTCCCTTCCCTCAGGCGGAACAATACGCCGGCAATAAGAATATGCTGCATACGCCCCTCAAACCGGGCACAGGCAGCCGTATCTTCCGCACGACCATCCGCGAACAATGGCTGCCCAAGCTCACGGCTTTCCACCCCGAGTTGGTATTGCTTTCGGCAGGTTTTGACGGGCATAAACAAGACGAAACAGGCCGTCTGAACCTGCATGAAGCCGATTTTGCCTGGCTGACACACAAAATCGTCCAAGCAACGGCAAGCTGTCAGGGACGTGTCGTTTCCGTACTGGAAGGCGGCTATACCTTGGAATCCATGTCAAAATCCGCCGCCGCCCACATCCGCGTATTGGCGGGCTTAAGCAAGGCCGACTACGTCATCGCCTACCAAAAGCATCTGAAGCGCGGCAAAAGTAATAATCCTACACCATAATGCATTCAAACTATTGCCCAGGCCGTCTGAAAACAGATTATCCATTTCAGACGGCCTTTTTTTTCATTTACAAACTTTAATTTGAGCAAAGACAAACCATTTCCATATTATCAGTAGTAAAATAACAAACATAAAACATATCAATAAAAACATTTCACACGCCACACTGCTTCCCTTTCCCCAATTGACCGTCTTTTTCAGACGGCCTCCACTTTAAAAAAGGAGCGTTACAATGAAAGCAGCACGTTTTTACAACAAAGGCGACATCCGCATCGAAGACATTCCCGAGCCAACCGTAGCTCCGGGTACTGTCGGCATTAATGTTGCGTGGTGCGGTATCTGCGGTACCGACCTGCACGAATTCATGGAAGGTCCGATTTTCATTCCGCCTTGCGGCCATCCGCACCCAATCTCCGGCGAGTCAGCGCCAGTAACTATGGGGCACGAGTTCTCCGGCGTGGTTTATGCCGTAGGCGAAGGCGTGGACGATATCAAAGTCGGCCAACACGTTGTTGTCGAACCCTACATCATCCGCGACGACGTACCGACCGGCGAAGGCAGCAACTACCATCTCTCCAAAGACATGAACTTCATCGGTTTGGGCGGCTGCGGTGGCGGCTTGTCTGAAAAAATTGCCGTCAAACGCCGTTGGGTACACCCTATTTCCGACAAAATCCCATTGGACCAAGCTGCTTTGATTGAGCCTCTGTCTGTCGGCCACCATGCTTATGTACGCAGTGGCGCGAAAGAAGGCGATGTGGCATTGGTTGGCGGCGCAGGCCCAATCGGTTTGCTGTTGGCTGCCGTATTAAAAGCCAAAGGTATCAAAGTCATCATCACCGAATTGAGCAAAGCACGTAAAGACAAAGCACGCGAAGCCGGCGTGGCTGACTACATCCTCGACCCATCCGAAGTCGATGTCGTTGAAGAAGTGAAAAAACTGACCAACGGCGAAGGCGTAGACGTTGCATTCGAATGCACCAGCGTCAACAAAGTGCTGGACACCATGGTCGAAGCATGCCGTCCGACTGCGAAAGTCGTCATCGTATCCATTTGGAGCCACCCCGCTACCATCAACGTCCACAGCGTTGTGATGAAAGAGCTGGACGTGCGCGGCACCATCGCCTACTGCAACGACCACGCCGAAACCATCAAATTGGTTGAAGAAGGCAAAATCAACCTTGAGCCTTTCATTACCCAACGCATCAAACTGGACGAATTGATTTCCGAAGGCTTCGAGCGCTTGATCCACAACAACGAATCCGCAGTAAAAATCATTGTCAATCCTAATCTTTAATCCTAAGGTTTAAAGAATAAACAGGCCGTCTGAAACTTTTCAGACGGCCTGTGTACTTGATAAATTCCCGAATGGCCCAATCCTCTGCCAACCATTCACTTATCAAGAGCAAAATCTCATGAATCCAAAATACGCCCCACTCTTTCAAACATACACCCTCAATAACGGCGTAACCATCAAAAACCGCCTTGTCGTCGCACCCATGACCCATTTCGGCTCACAAGCCGACGGTTTGATCAGCGACCAAGAGCGTACCTTCCTCAGCAACCGCGCAGGCGATATGGGCATGTTTATCACTGCCGCCACTTTGGTTCAAAAAGACGGCAAAGCCTTTCACGGCCAACCTGAAGCCACAGGCGAACACTGCCTCGACAGCCTGAAAGAAACCGCACAAATCCTGCAACAACAAGGCGCAAAAGCGATTTTGCAAATCCATCATGGCGGCTCCAAAGCCATTGATGACCTTTTGGACGGTCTCGACAAAATCAGTGCTTCCGCCAGCGAAGCCGAACACGCACGTGAAGCGACCGCAGAAGAAGTCGAAGCACTCATCGCCTCTTATGCGCAAGCCGCCGATTTGGCGCTTCGTGCAGGTTTTGACGGCGTGGAAATCCACGGCGCGAACGGCTATTTAATCCAACAGTTTTACTCCGCCCAAAGCAACCGCCGCAACGACCAATGGGGCGGCAGCTTGGAAAACAGAATGCGCTTCCCTCTGGCCGTTATCGATGCCGTGGTTGCCGTCCGTGAAAAACACCAGCGCGACGACTTCATTATCGGCTACCGCTTCTCCCCCGAAGAGCCGGGCGATGACGGCTTAACCATGACTGAAACCGGCGCACTGATTGACGCATTGGTACAAAAACCGCTGCAATATCTGCACGTTTCCCTGTGGGAATTTGATAAAAAAATCCGTCGCGGCGGCGATACCGCCCAAACCCGTATGCAGTTTATCCACGAACGCATCAACGGCAAACTGCCGCTTATCGGCGTGGGCAACCTGTTTACTGCCGACCAAATTTTGGCCGCCTATGAAACCGGCTGGGCGGAATTTATCGCGTTGGGCAAAACCGTGATGATTAATCCGCACATCGCCACGCAAATCCGTGAAGGCCGCGAAGATGAAATCGAAACCCAACTCGACCCGACGCGTGCCGACCATTACGGCCTCCCCGACACCTTGTGGGGATTTGCCTCCAGCGGTACGCAATCATGGCTGCCGCCGGTAAAAGGCGCAGAATGGAAACCGATGGATATTTAATCATCGATTCATAAACAAAGGCCGTCTGAAACTTTTCAGACGGCCTTTGTTTTGGTGCAAGTATTGAATTATCAAGCATTTTTTTGTACAATTCCGCATCTTTCAATCTATTGCAGGGCGTGTTGCACACGCCCTTATTTTAGCCTGTTTTCCAATACCCATATCCTTCAGGCCGTCTGAAAAAGCGGCCTGAACCTTTTTGCAAAGAAAACCATGTCCCAAGAAATCCTCGACCAAGTGCGCCGCCGCCGCACGTTTGCCATCATCTCCCACCCCGACGCGGGTAAAACCACGCTGACCGAAAAACTGCTGCTGTTTTCAGGTGCGATTCAAAGCGCGGGTACGGTGAAAGGTAAGAAAACCGGCAAATTCGCCACCTCCGACTGGATGGACATCGAGAAACAGCGCGGCATTTCCGTCGCTTCGTCCGTAATGCAGTTCGACTACAAAGACCATACCGTCAACCTCTTGGACACGCCGGGACACCAAGACTTCTCCGAAGACACCTACCGCGTTTTGACCGCCGTCGACAGCGCATTGATGGTCATCGATGCG harbors:
- a CDS encoding calcium-binding protein, whose product is MIIEKAMRIRNAQFELRHLEQLQPSPLAQATTGTSRDDVYYVTRNDDKIIENPNGGDDTVYSNVSYTLPNHVENLVLTGTANIFGAGNNSNNILIGNEGRNRLNSGRGDDIVYSGGGNDFINGGEGNDHLFGETGNDTLNGEAGNDVLEGGEGDDTYLFSAKSEQDTIIDNQGHNSIRFHTDLSLNDLTVEVRNNETGGHDWLIAVKNSNAVLTIKNQYTQNGTTPAVSQFIIGTQKLDVNSFAKYFDISLTEHTESGQTIDGSDGNDHLIGTSGDDIIDGKAGSDIMEGGDGNDTYYIDDVKDVVIEKAGGGEDTVFSSISHTAATHVENVTLTGSANIFAAGNNSNNILTGNEGRNRLNSGRGDDTVYGMGGNDNLNGGDGNDYLDGGDGNDVINGDAGDDILVGGNGKDILKGGAGNDTYIYGNNDTIIDNQGINTLKFSDGLNNAKLNLKTIHNDDGSQSWEITSGQGSALIQNQIGADGSISIDRFQFSDQTYTAAQFQQAFQALKAETIKFVGINGDDTLHGNAGNNEIDGGNDGHDTLYGHDGDDILREHSETYYGNEPASDDKLYGGNGNDKLYAHVGADLLDGGAGNDYLEGGEHNDTYVFGKGYGHDTIFDYNFGFDSEAGLHTLNANVVKFTSGITLDDLEITVEKGYDKTGIADMPDSNQFVSNPLLDGDTWHIRIKGTDDVLTIKNQSGIYGAISEFQFDGNTSYSTGELINHFKLSIPHMIGNTNIVQYTGQPVEELNRDVYNNFNHTIHADSDNSDLDLSRYTSVVEYRGNRSDETITLGRGINIVDTAGGNDTITDPGADNTVITFGRNSGNDTFNPYGGSDTQILFKEGLTLKDLQLKTGDDWVLTIKDTGDTLTIHDIANNNVDSFVFGNGKSYTADEISKALITENTQNNGIL
- a CDS encoding nitroreductase family protein, yielding MDALNLLTTRRSSKKLTAPAPNAEQLEQMLQAATQVPDHGNMRPFRFTVIQSEAGLQRFRELLSKTVTELNFGDDAMKKAERVGNMAPMIIGVTFAPNREVAKPKPEWEQMLTAGCAAYALQLAASAQGFDNVWITGMWVNSPLLREAFECADKDKIIGLMMIGSPTEEGGGPKNTNLECFTTYW
- a CDS encoding carbohydrate kinase family protein, which gives rise to MKVTSFGEVLWDDFPNGKVLGGAPLNVAVRLQSLGIDAVIISRRGDDADGEELLRQIQSKNVNTDYLQVCHECATSLVKVHLDKYGSASYEIVYPCAWDRIAVDDAAIKRVAESDAFIFGSLATRDEVSRKSLAVLLKEAKFKIFDVNLRKPHYDIDRLLETMKQSDMVKLNDDELYELAAAYGSPYHSIEQNISYFVELTGVKILCVTLGSHGAVLYKDGELYRHCGFRVKVVDTVGSGDSFLGGLTYKLLNNAPPQEAIAFACALGALVASRHGATADISLEEIEAFMNPA
- the secF gene encoding protein translocase subunit SecF produces the protein MELFKIKRDIPFMSYGKLTTFISLVTFIAAVFFLVTKGLNFSVEFTGGTVMEVQYQQGVDVNKTRERLDTLKMGDVQVQALGTNKHIMIRLPNKEGVTSAQLSNQVMDLLKKDNPDVTLRQVEFIGPQVGEELVTNGLMALGFVVAGIIIYLSMRFEWRFAVSAIIANMHDIVIILGCFAFFQWEFSLTVLAGILAVLGYSVNESVVVFDRIRENFRKPHMRGHTVPEVIDNAITATMSRTIITHGSTEAMVVSMLVFGGAALHGFSMALTIGIVFGIYSSVLVASPLLLMFGLSRENIAKEVKKKEEVVV
- the secD gene encoding protein translocase subunit SecD; this translates as MNRYPLWKYLLIAFTIVVAAVYSLPNIFGETPAVQVSTNRQAIVINDQTQSKVDAALKQAGIQTDGMFIVDNSLKVRFKDTETQLKARDVIENTLGEGYITALNLLADSPEWMAKIKANPMFLGLDLRGGVHFTMQVDMKAAMQKTFERYSGDIRRELRREKIRTGTVHQTENGLTVPLQDAADVQKALPQLQKLFPEATLLPDGNNIVLTLSEEAINKVRSDAVKQNINTLHNRVNELGVAEPVIQQSGLDRIVVQLPGVQDTAKAKDIIGRTATLEVRMVEDDPIKLQEALNGNVPTGYELLSSGGDHPETILVNKQVELTGDNINDAQPSFDQMGAPAVSLSLDSAGGSIFGELTSANVGKRMAMVLIDQGKSEVVTAPVIRAAITGGRVEISGSMTTAEANDTSLLLRAGSLAAPMQIVEERTIGPSLGKENIEKGFHSTLWGFAAVAAFMVIYYRLMGFFSTIALSTNILFLVGILSAMQATLTLPGIAALALTLGMAIDSNVLINERIREELRAGVVPQQAINLGFQHAWATIVDSNLTSLIAGIALLVFGSGPVRGFAVVHCIGILTSMYSSVVVFRALVNLWYGRRRKLQNISIGAVWKPKAKMAEGKE
- the yajC gene encoding preprotein translocase subunit YajC, with protein sequence MNQAVAQFAPLVLIMVVFYFLIMRPQQKKFKAHQAMLAALKVGDKVVLAAGFKGRVTKVGEQFYTVDIGQGAKIEVEVERNAIAAKAE
- a CDS encoding histone deacetylase family protein — encoded protein: MFKKILWRISTRLRRLFGKNARTVWISHPIFLQHQPGPNHPDRPERISAIQTALKQEGIWRRLQTTEAPEIKDAQLALVHSRNYLHELEAAQPLPGKIHRIDDDTVICHDSLQAARFAAGAVVKAVDMVMNKKAWHAFCAIRPPGHHAHSNSAGGFCLINNVAAGVMHAIAQYRLQRIAIIDFDVHFGDGTAEILQDDPRVMFFNLFETDIFPFPQAEQYAGNKNMLHTPLKPGTGSRIFRTTIREQWLPKLTAFHPELVLLSAGFDGHKQDETGRLNLHEADFAWLTHKIVQATASCQGRVVSVLEGGYTLESMSKSAAAHIRVLAGLSKADYVIAYQKHLKRGKSNNPTP
- a CDS encoding 2,3-butanediol dehydrogenase, whose product is MKAARFYNKGDIRIEDIPEPTVAPGTVGINVAWCGICGTDLHEFMEGPIFIPPCGHPHPISGESAPVTMGHEFSGVVYAVGEGVDDIKVGQHVVVEPYIIRDDVPTGEGSNYHLSKDMNFIGLGGCGGGLSEKIAVKRRWVHPISDKIPLDQAALIEPLSVGHHAYVRSGAKEGDVALVGGAGPIGLLLAAVLKAKGIKVIITELSKARKDKAREAGVADYILDPSEVDVVEEVKKLTNGEGVDVAFECTSVNKVLDTMVEACRPTAKVVIVSIWSHPATINVHSVVMKELDVRGTIAYCNDHAETIKLVEEGKINLEPFITQRIKLDELISEGFERLIHNNESAVKIIVNPNL